Below is a window of Herminiimonas arsenicoxydans DNA.
GATACCCATGCAATCGTGCACTGGCAGCGGTTCACCTATGTGTTCGTCGATCAATCCATCGTAGGGGTCGGGCAGCGTACTGTCGTGGTGGAAGCGGGTGACGTCGCGTCGCGTCAGAATGGCAGCCAGACGCGGATGCTGGCTGACCGCGAAACGACGACCCAGCGCATCGCGCACCAGGCCATCTACGGCAATCGGCCGCAAATGCTCTGCTTCCAGTTGCAGCAAGGCCACTGCACCGCAGCGGAAATGCGTACGCAAAGTACTGACCAGCCGCTGCATGCGGATCGCCGGTGCCAGATTGGCCACCAGATCGGCAAGGAAGAAATTTGTCATCATGGTTCAAACAACCCTGAACGGTTAGATTTACCTTTTTTGTTTAGGGTAAATAATACCATTACATTTATAAAACATTGATTTTGTTTGCCTTTTTTCAGGCACGCGATTCGCATTATCTTCTTTACACACATTTGTGAAAGGGTGGCGATGGACATACTCGATCAATCACTGGGTCAACTGGCCTGTAGCGTCGCTGGTGCGACCAGAATTTTCAATGATTACCAACTGGATTTTTGCTGTGGCGGCAAATACAGCTTGCGTAATGCCGCGCAAGAAAAAGGCATTGACGCAGAGGAAGTCGCCCGGCGTCTGGCAAGCCTGCAAGGCGCCACGGATGTAACCGACTGGAATGCCGAATCGTCGGAGACCTTGATCGTTCATATCCTGCTGCGCTTCCATGACCGTCATCGCCAGCAATTGCCTGAACTCATAAGACTGGCACGCAAGGTCGAGCGGACACATGGCAATCGCAAAGATTGTCCGGTTGGCCTGACGGATCACTTGAGCGAGATGCAGCAGGAACTGGAAAGTCATATGAAAAAAGAGGAGCAGATACTGTTTCCCTTGCTGTTGTGCGGGCAGGCGGCACTGGTAGGCGGCCCGATCACCATCATGCGCATGGAACACGAGCAGCACGGAGACGCCTTGCAGCATCTGCTGGCGCTGACAAACG
It encodes the following:
- the norA gene encoding Regulator of cell morphogenesis and NO signaling (Evidence 2a : Function of homologous gene experimentally demonstrated in an other organism; PubMedId : 11069685, 15546870; Product type r : regulator) is translated as MDILDQSLGQLACSVAGATRIFNDYQLDFCCGGKYSLRNAAQEKGIDAEEVARRLASLQGATDVTDWNAESSETLIVHILLRFHDRHRQQLPELIRLARKVERTHGNRKDCPVGLTDHLSEMQQELESHMKKEEQILFPLLLCGQAALVGGPITIMRMEHEQHGDALQHLLALTNDINLPSAACNTWRALYFALRVFREDLMEHIHLENNILFENAALMRSAHA